In Bacteroidia bacterium, a genomic segment contains:
- a CDS encoding AMP-binding protein encodes MFHNNLSGVSPLPTHIHTLVDLLTSRAESNSHKLACAFLEKGELPTHEFTYDQLDLRARAIAARLQALGLSGERAILLYPSGLDYIAAFFGCLYAGVIAVPVYPPQMGKQIDRVLAIVKDSGAKAFLTNQEIMKAIGLFMPELVAGNPEAWIATDQIENKESTQWHTPAITGQSLAFLQYTSGSTGNPKGVCVTHQNLLHNERMISEAFRHQEGEMIGVGWLPLYHDMGLIGNIIQPIFVGQPIYIMSPLSFLQKPVRWLQAIDRFKATSSGGPNFSYELLMAKTTPEEIAALDLSSWNVAFTGAEPVRADTIRRFSKMFAPAGFREEVFYPCYGMAETTLLISGGDEGKLPAMLHLDPTALGNNEIKPVEAQTPHAISVVGCGHTWGGQTVQIVHPETMEICKDRQVGEIWVKGESVAAGYWNNPEATEKTFHAFIKTTGEGPFLRTGDLGFIYDNELYITGRLKDLMIIRGKNHYPQDIEHTTGQSHEALKPGGCAAFSIEVSGEERLVIAAEIEPNTLKTHSSESIFGAIKSEIAIRHELQVYAITLLKRRSIPKTSSGKIRRKACKEAYLLKELSIEAEWISDLTEENTEATEISPTPTPVLDASGIQAWIITWMSKKLRVPAAKIDPQESMQAYGLDSMGTAEFEEEISQFVGFKWPVMDFLINEPTIEEISKRGEMLLAERKSKSY; translated from the coding sequence ATGTTTCACAACAACCTATCCGGAGTTTCACCTTTGCCAACCCATATCCACACACTGGTAGATCTATTGACTTCCAGAGCGGAATCCAACAGCCATAAACTGGCATGCGCCTTTCTCGAAAAAGGGGAATTACCCACACACGAATTCACCTATGACCAGCTGGATCTTCGCGCACGTGCGATTGCGGCAAGGCTACAGGCATTGGGGCTTTCCGGTGAGCGGGCCATTCTGTTATATCCCTCGGGGCTGGACTATATAGCCGCATTTTTTGGTTGTCTTTACGCGGGTGTGATTGCGGTACCCGTATATCCCCCGCAAATGGGCAAACAGATTGACCGGGTACTGGCAATTGTAAAAGACTCCGGGGCCAAAGCATTTCTTACCAATCAGGAAATCATGAAGGCAATCGGCCTGTTTATGCCAGAGTTGGTTGCCGGAAACCCCGAAGCCTGGATTGCAACAGACCAAATCGAAAACAAGGAAAGTACTCAATGGCATACGCCAGCAATTACCGGGCAGTCTCTCGCTTTTTTGCAATACACTTCCGGCTCAACCGGTAATCCCAAAGGGGTATGTGTCACCCATCAAAACCTGCTGCACAATGAACGCATGATCAGTGAAGCTTTTCGCCATCAGGAAGGCGAAATGATCGGTGTTGGCTGGCTACCATTATATCACGATATGGGGTTGATTGGAAATATCATTCAACCCATTTTTGTAGGGCAGCCTATCTATATAATGTCTCCCCTATCTTTCCTCCAAAAACCAGTCAGGTGGTTACAGGCCATCGACCGCTTTAAGGCAACCTCCAGTGGCGGGCCCAATTTCTCCTATGAATTACTCATGGCAAAAACTACTCCGGAAGAAATTGCAGCATTGGATTTAAGTAGCTGGAATGTAGCATTTACAGGAGCCGAACCCGTCAGAGCCGATACGATCAGACGGTTTTCAAAAATGTTTGCCCCGGCGGGGTTCAGGGAAGAGGTTTTTTATCCCTGCTATGGAATGGCAGAAACCACCCTCCTGATCTCAGGAGGCGATGAAGGCAAGCTGCCGGCCATGCTGCATCTCGACCCCACTGCATTAGGTAACAATGAAATCAAACCTGTGGAAGCGCAAACACCACACGCCATTTCAGTTGTAGGCTGCGGACATACCTGGGGCGGTCAAACCGTACAGATTGTCCATCCGGAAACGATGGAAATTTGCAAGGATCGTCAGGTAGGAGAAATATGGGTAAAAGGCGAAAGTGTAGCTGCGGGCTATTGGAACAATCCCGAAGCCACGGAAAAAACCTTCCATGCGTTTATCAAAACCACCGGAGAAGGGCCATTTCTCCGGACCGGTGACCTGGGGTTCATCTACGACAATGAGTTGTATATCACCGGCAGATTAAAAGATCTGATGATCATCAGAGGGAAAAATCACTATCCGCAGGATATCGAACATACGACAGGACAAAGTCATGAAGCATTAAAACCCGGAGGATGTGCAGCCTTTTCAATAGAAGTGTCCGGGGAAGAACGCCTCGTAATTGCCGCAGAAATAGAACCCAATACGTTAAAAACCCATTCCTCCGAATCAATATTTGGCGCGATAAAAAGTGAAATTGCGATCCGGCATGAATTGCAGGTGTACGCGATTACCCTGCTTAAAAGACGCAGTATACCCAAAACCTCCAGTGGAAAAATCAGGCGGAAAGCTTGTAAAGAAGCTTATCTACTAAAGGAATTATCTATCGAAGCGGAATGGATCAGCGATCTCACGGAAGAAAATACGGAAGCTACAGAAATCTCCCCCACCCCAACTCCGGTATTGGATGCTTCAGGTATCCAGGCTTGGATCATCACATGGATGAGTAAAAAACTCCGCGTACCAGCAGCCAAAATCGATCCTCAGGAATCTATGCAAGCATATGGACTGGACTCAATGGGAACCGCTGAGTTTGAAGAGGAAATATCCCAGTTTGTTGGTTTCAAATGGCCGGTAATGGATTTTCTGATCAATGAGCCTACGATAGAAGAGATCAGCAAAAGAGGGGAAATGTTGCTGGCTGAGCGTAAAAGTAAATCCTATTAA
- a CDS encoding TonB-dependent receptor produces the protein MKKFYTISAFWILLFSTTFAQTNTHPTKTITLDSVVVEGSGHLPDISRLEPIGHTFIFSGKKNEVTNLLGKDVALAEKYGRQIFSKIPGVFIYDMDGTGNQVNISTRGLDPHRGWEFNIRKDGILTNTDMYGYPASHYNIPMEAVAKIELVRGTGSLQYGAQFGGMLNYISKRPSAQNMAFESINTVGSYGLVSSYNSVSGTIKKFSYYIWANRKRNDGYRKNSDSKYEAANVSLFYNPTKDLQLKLEWTHSNYLIHLAGPLTDSMFYADPQSSTRSRNYYNPNIHIPSFSLDWKIKPTTQLVLKTSAVLGARNSVMFDKPATIEDSIVTATQQYNPRQVDIDNYHSYTSELRLLHSYHLLGKVSSLSSGVQYMNNDLHRRQQGKGTTGSDFDLNLSAPGWGRDLHFKTSNLAVFAENRWVLFKGFSFNTGARMEMGQSVMSGTTIYYPERDLPNTIKHAFPLLGVNAEYDITEKINFYAGWSQAYRPVIFKDIVPSSIYEFTDKNLKDAYGYNMEAGFRGSWKFLSWDITAFRLLYNNRIGTLAKTDSAGNLTIFRTNIGNSQTHGLEMFVQGIFPINSKTRLTIFTSTAWMDARYKGAFVRSGSENIPISGNKVESVPEWISRNGFTCEYGAFSLTGLYSYTAQSFADALNTITPSASGSTGIVPAYHLFDLNLSWILTKNVSIKLNGNNIFNQQYFTKRPQFYPGPGIWNSDGRTFSATVIIKV, from the coding sequence ATGAAAAAATTTTACACAATCTCCGCATTCTGGATTCTATTATTCTCCACCACATTTGCCCAGACAAATACCCATCCGACCAAAACCATAACCCTCGATTCTGTAGTTGTGGAAGGAAGTGGCCATTTGCCTGATATCTCACGCCTCGAACCCATCGGGCATACATTTATTTTTTCCGGCAAAAAAAATGAGGTAACCAATCTCCTTGGAAAAGATGTCGCGTTGGCAGAGAAATATGGAAGGCAAATTTTTTCAAAAATCCCGGGCGTATTCATCTATGATATGGACGGTACCGGCAATCAGGTTAATATTTCTACCCGAGGGCTGGATCCGCACAGAGGATGGGAGTTTAATATCCGCAAAGACGGAATACTCACCAATACCGACATGTATGGATACCCTGCCAGTCATTACAATATCCCAATGGAAGCGGTAGCGAAAATTGAATTGGTAAGAGGAACGGGTTCGCTACAATACGGGGCACAGTTTGGCGGGATGTTGAACTATATCAGCAAAAGGCCTTCTGCGCAGAATATGGCTTTTGAATCCATCAATACCGTCGGATCATACGGGCTGGTGAGTAGTTATAATTCTGTATCAGGAACTATCAAAAAATTCAGCTACTATATATGGGCAAACCGCAAACGCAACGATGGCTATCGAAAAAACAGCGATTCAAAATATGAAGCAGCCAATGTGTCTCTTTTTTACAATCCCACAAAAGATTTGCAGCTCAAACTGGAGTGGACACATTCCAACTACCTGATCCATCTGGCTGGGCCGCTTACAGATAGCATGTTTTATGCAGACCCGCAATCTTCTACCCGTTCCCGCAATTATTATAACCCCAATATTCATATCCCGTCATTTTCTCTCGACTGGAAAATCAAACCTACGACACAGCTGGTTCTGAAAACTTCCGCGGTATTGGGAGCAAGAAACAGTGTCATGTTTGACAAACCTGCAACTATCGAAGATTCTATCGTAACAGCCACACAGCAATACAATCCACGCCAGGTGGACATAGATAACTACCACAGCTACACCTCCGAACTTCGCCTTTTACATTCGTACCACCTACTTGGCAAAGTCAGTTCTTTGTCCTCAGGCGTTCAATATATGAACAATGACCTACATCGGAGACAACAGGGCAAAGGAACTACAGGAAGCGACTTTGACCTTAACCTTTCGGCTCCCGGTTGGGGCAGGGATCTGCATTTCAAAACTTCCAATCTGGCAGTATTTGCAGAAAACCGCTGGGTATTATTTAAAGGATTTTCATTCAATACGGGCGCAAGGATGGAAATGGGCCAAAGCGTAATGTCAGGGACCACCATATATTATCCCGAAAGAGATTTGCCCAATACCATTAAACATGCCTTCCCGCTTTTGGGTGTGAATGCGGAATACGATATAACCGAAAAGATCAATTTTTATGCAGGCTGGTCGCAGGCATACCGACCGGTGATTTTTAAGGATATTGTACCCTCTTCCATCTATGAGTTTACCGATAAAAATCTGAAGGATGCCTATGGCTATAATATGGAAGCAGGTTTCAGGGGTTCATGGAAATTTCTTTCCTGGGATATAACCGCCTTCAGACTATTGTACAACAACCGAATCGGAACGCTGGCAAAAACTGATTCTGCGGGCAACCTCACCATTTTCCGAACCAATATCGGCAACTCCCAAACCCATGGACTGGAAATGTTTGTACAAGGCATTTTTCCAATCAACAGCAAAACCCGACTAACAATCTTTACATCAACCGCATGGATGGATGCAAGATATAAAGGAGCATTTGTACGTTCAGGCAGTGAGAATATACCGATAAGTGGAAACAAAGTAGAAAGTGTACCAGAATGGATATCGAGAAATGGATTTACTTGTGAATATGGCGCTTTCAGTTTGACCGGATTGTATAGCTACACTGCCCAAAGTTTTGCGGATGCCCTGAATACCATAACCCCATCAGCAAGTGGATCGACAGGCATTGTACCGGCTTACCATTTGTTTGATCTCAACTTATCGTGGATACTCACCAAAAATGTCAGCATCAAACTCAATGGTAATAATATTTTCAATCAGCAATACTTCACAAAAAGGCCACAATTTTACCCCGGACCCGGAATCTGGAATTCGGATGGGAGGACTTTTTCTGCAACAGTAATTATAAAAGTATAG
- a CDS encoding alpha-amylase family glycosyl hydrolase translates to MNILFRFLIICLVVFAGCEKDPSPVPPKPEATTPDPDPVAFAAPFAGVPETKDVAIYEVNMRAFSPEGTFKGVQARLDSIKALGINVLWLMPVHPIGVLKNAGQLGSPYSVKDYSAVNPEYGTLEDLQNLVAEAHNRNMAVIIDWVANHTAWDNPWISAHPDWYTKDGAGNIIIPAGTNWADVADLNFDNATMRQFMISAMKFWVLKANIDGFRCDYADGVPVDFWKQAIDSLKTLPGRKYILLAEGASGSLFSAGFSMNYSWDFYGQTLNVYKNNLATSNLVNTHNSEYSAIPAGSHKLRFITNHDESAWNDSPVNLFRGQSGALSAFVLTAYMGGVPLLYNGQEVGRSDKTPFFSKSPINWQLNPEVFAEYKRLMAFRQSSQAIKEGGLQLVNDGAHVVAFKRVFQTEEVLVFVNTQNSVSNYSLPPFLKNTDWINALDQTPVKLSVSVSLQPYQYLILRK, encoded by the coding sequence ATGAATATTTTATTTCGGTTTTTGATTATCTGCCTGGTTGTGTTTGCTGGTTGTGAAAAAGATCCTTCGCCTGTCCCGCCAAAACCTGAAGCGACTACTCCTGATCCGGATCCGGTAGCTTTTGCTGCGCCATTTGCGGGTGTTCCGGAAACCAAAGATGTCGCGATATATGAAGTCAATATGCGGGCTTTTAGTCCGGAAGGCACTTTCAAAGGGGTGCAGGCACGGCTTGATTCTATAAAAGCGCTGGGCATCAACGTCCTGTGGTTAATGCCTGTTCACCCCATAGGTGTGCTCAAAAATGCCGGACAATTGGGTTCTCCTTATTCGGTAAAAGATTACAGCGCAGTCAATCCTGAGTATGGTACTTTGGAAGACCTTCAAAACCTGGTGGCAGAGGCGCACAACCGAAACATGGCGGTCATTATAGATTGGGTGGCAAACCATACCGCATGGGACAACCCCTGGATATCCGCGCATCCGGACTGGTACACCAAAGATGGTGCTGGCAATATTATTATTCCTGCGGGTACAAACTGGGCGGATGTCGCTGATTTGAATTTTGACAATGCTACCATGCGACAATTTATGATTAGTGCGATGAAGTTTTGGGTGTTGAAAGCCAATATAGACGGCTTCAGGTGTGATTATGCAGATGGGGTGCCTGTGGATTTTTGGAAACAGGCTATTGATTCTCTCAAAACATTGCCAGGCCGAAAATATATCCTGCTTGCTGAGGGGGCATCAGGTTCGTTGTTTTCTGCTGGTTTTTCCATGAATTACAGTTGGGATTTTTACGGACAAACGCTCAACGTCTATAAAAACAATCTGGCTACTTCTAATTTGGTCAACACGCACAATTCTGAATATAGCGCTATACCTGCCGGCAGCCATAAGTTGCGTTTTATCACTAATCACGACGAATCTGCCTGGAATGATTCGCCGGTCAATTTATTTCGTGGGCAGTCAGGCGCTTTAAGTGCTTTTGTTCTGACCGCTTACATGGGAGGAGTGCCTTTGTTGTACAACGGACAGGAGGTCGGTCGGTCTGATAAAACGCCCTTCTTTAGCAAAAGCCCTATCAACTGGCAGCTAAACCCGGAAGTTTTCGCTGAATACAAGCGCCTCATGGCTTTCAGACAGTCCAGTCAGGCGATAAAAGAAGGGGGGCTTCAACTGGTAAATGATGGCGCCCATGTTGTTGCTTTCAAACGAGTTTTCCAGACAGAGGAAGTGCTCGTATTCGTCAATACCCAAAACAGTGTGTCCAATTATTCTCTTCCGCCATTTTTGAAGAATACAGACTGGATAAATGCGCTGGATCAAACGCCTGTTAAGTTGTCAGTTTCGGTATCGCTTCAGCCTTATCAATATTTGATATTGAGGAAGTAA